The sequence below is a genomic window from Salinispira pacifica.
CCCCCAGCCGGAGCCTGAAAGCGGTATTGCCCAGCTCCCCGAGGATGCAGCTCCCGCTGAAGATCCGATTCAGGAGGCGCAGCCGCCGGAGGATCCTCAGGTACAGTTCACAGACCAACCGGAAGAACCTATTGAAGACACAGTCCCGGATCCTCTGCCCGAATCCCGGACCGCAGAAAGCCAGGAGAGCCCCGAGGCTGATGACAACGGCTATGCCCGGGAACTTCTTGCAGACCCCGGACAGGAATGGATCCGGCGGATACGTGAACGTTATCCCGACCGGAACCTCTTTCTCCCTCCTGCAGGAGGGGAAGCATCCGGGACCGTTCCCCGCATCACCAGCGATGATGAAGAGCTGGAAGATTTACCCCTGGCGGAAGCCGAAATGGATTTGAGCCGCCTTGCATCTGATGAGACGGTGGAGGATGATCTCCAGGAACTTCCTGGAACCGATTTTGAAGACGATCTTCCGGCCATGGACTTTCTCCGCTACGATGCCAGCGGGGATCCGGAGGTTCCGGCGGCCGATGCGCTTCCATCTCCCGATGCCGGGGGCGACGAAACCGCCGAGGATTCCAACATCCGTCTTGCTTCACCGTCTCCCCGGCCCCTGGATGAGCATACAGTACCCCTGGCTCAGTACAGCGACCCCAGACCCGGTATTCCTTTCTCCCGGATCAGTGCCGCACCCCGGAATCTGGACAATATCGTGGGAGAAAGCGAACCTGCAGTTGCCGGAGAACAACGTCCTGCGGATCCTCTTCCCCGTCCTGTTGCCGAGTCCGGGGAAAACCCGCAAATCGGTCACGAGCCGCTGGAGAAACAGTACGGTATAGAAGCGGGCATACTCCGACTCTCCGCCGAAGAACCACGCCTTGCCGATTCAGAGCCACCCGAACCCGGTGAAACACGGGTTGCCGCAGAAGCTCCGGCGAAAGAAGACGAGCCCGCTGAAGAAACCGTGGAAACTCCCCTGGATGGGGAACGGCCCGAAGATGTGATAATTACCATGGAAGAAGCGGAATTTCGAAGTCCTGAGTTAAAGGAAACGGAAGCCGAAGATGATTCGGTTGCCCTCAGCGAACCAGGTGCCCGGGAAGAACCTGTGGACGAAGAGCCTGCAGAAAGAGCTTCTGAAGAATCCGGAGAAGAGGCTCCTGATCTGCTTGTGTATCTTGAAGAGAGTGAACCCAGATCTCCCGCCCCCCGGCCCGGAGAAGGCACCGATGAACCCGAAGAGCTGAAACGGCCGGCCGCTCCCTCGTCAACCGCTTCTGCGGGAGATGATCTGCCGGACCGAAATTGGGCGGAAGCCAACCTCCCGCTGGTGAACACGCTTCAATCAGGGGGATACTATCTCCAGGTGGGAGCGTTCGCCAACCCCAGAAGCGCCAAGCGGATGGTGGAAGAAGTGGCGCCGGGATATCCCCTGGCAGTGCTGCCGGTGGACAAAGCCGCAGACAGCGCCGGAGCATCCAGTATTTACCGCGTATTTGTGGGACCGTTGAACAATGACGAAAAAGGAACCGTTCTCTACTGGTTCCGTGCCCGAGGGTACAACGATGCTTTCATCAGGGAAGGGATCTAATCCCTTCCCTTCCGGGCAACATAAAACCCGTAGCTCACAAAATCGCTGTAGGTTTTATAGAGCCGGATATCCTC
It includes:
- a CDS encoding SPOR domain-containing protein, with translation MKRYIRYISLILILILSGLPLAAQEIYEGLSARSRPGEFPEEGYYAASSSFSRNSLVEVRNPANGESIRVIIVDDLNEPGIFLLLSQEASQALGVERTNPINLIASPISVPGLASVDSGSDLPFSPDPDQNPGAEISDPNRFVFDPGADIPEVDNPLLRPDGDDSSASPDSQQDQDGTPGEPPVRRSDQAAEIPSDDALVILEELSEPEYEEFFLSRSGLEATEESPEPTPERTTEETTERTPDQTTEPAPQQTPAQTPDQPRIAETPDRSSRDAEESPAPRGTRRGLSEGVGEIREDSIRGDLPYTGNLAYREMEPEAGEPTRPRGILEAITRIQDGSNAVSPDFTITKPDYVFWPPEYDPEQINAPQPEPESGIAQLPEDAAPAEDPIQEAQPPEDPQVQFTDQPEEPIEDTVPDPLPESRTAESQESPEADDNGYARELLADPGQEWIRRIRERYPDRNLFLPPAGGEASGTVPRITSDDEELEDLPLAEAEMDLSRLASDETVEDDLQELPGTDFEDDLPAMDFLRYDASGDPEVPAADALPSPDAGGDETAEDSNIRLASPSPRPLDEHTVPLAQYSDPRPGIPFSRISAAPRNLDNIVGESEPAVAGEQRPADPLPRPVAESGENPQIGHEPLEKQYGIEAGILRLSAEEPRLADSEPPEPGETRVAAEAPAKEDEPAEETVETPLDGERPEDVIITMEEAEFRSPELKETEAEDDSVALSEPGAREEPVDEEPAERASEESGEEAPDLLVYLEESEPRSPAPRPGEGTDEPEELKRPAAPSSTASAGDDLPDRNWAEANLPLVNTLQSGGYYLQVGAFANPRSAKRMVEEVAPGYPLAVLPVDKAADSAGASSIYRVFVGPLNNDEKGTVLYWFRARGYNDAFIREGI